The following are encoded together in the Bacillus sp. NP157 genome:
- the recO gene encoding DNA repair protein RecO: MRVEQQHAFVLHARPYRETSLLVECLSRDHGRLGVVARGVRNERARSQRAQLEPFQALALDLILKGELATLRSAEPIGTPLRLTGDAGLAGLYLNELVVRLTGRQDPNPELFDHYERTLRRMAAGEPLAWTLRRFERDMLDALGYALQVDVDALDGEPLDPGATYFYDPESGALPGRPGDPRALRGSDLLALANDVPPDAAGLSALRRMMRQVITFHLGGSELKAWRVLR; encoded by the coding sequence ATGCGCGTCGAACAGCAACATGCCTTCGTCCTGCATGCGCGGCCCTACCGCGAGACCTCGCTGCTGGTGGAATGCCTCAGCCGTGACCACGGCCGCCTCGGCGTGGTCGCCCGCGGGGTACGCAACGAGCGGGCGCGCTCGCAACGAGCGCAGCTCGAACCCTTCCAGGCCCTTGCCCTCGATCTCATCCTCAAGGGTGAACTGGCGACGCTGCGATCCGCGGAGCCCATCGGCACGCCGTTGCGCCTCACCGGCGACGCCGGCCTGGCCGGGCTCTACCTGAACGAACTGGTCGTCCGCCTCACCGGCCGCCAGGACCCCAATCCCGAACTCTTCGACCACTACGAACGGACGCTCAGGCGCATGGCCGCGGGCGAGCCGCTGGCGTGGACGCTGCGGCGATTCGAGCGCGACATGCTCGATGCGCTGGGCTATGCGCTGCAGGTGGACGTGGATGCGCTGGATGGCGAGCCGCTGGACCCCGGCGCTACGTATTTCTACGATCCGGAGTCCGGTGCGTTGCCGGGGCGGCCGGGTGATCCGCGTGCGTTGCGTGGGTCGGACCTTCTCGCGCTGGCGAACGACGTGCCCCCCGACGCAGCCGGTCTGTCCGCTTTGCGGCGAATGATGCGGCAGGTGATCACGTTTCACCTGGGTGGCAGCGAGTTGAAAGCCTGGCGAGTGCTGCGGTAG
- the era gene encoding GTPase Era: MNDIDTETTESPVNDDFRCGYVALVGRPNVGKSTLLNAMIGVRLSIVSHRPQTTRHRILGIATKPEGQILYVDTPGLHRGAKRAMNRSLNRAARAAVTEVDLGVQVIEAGRWTDEDAAMYQALAEQEGMPKLLAINKVDLQKDKTAMLPFVADLMQKHPFDEVYYVSALKSKGLEGLEKGIMTRLPQQPAVYGEDEITDRSERFLAAEMVREQLMLRLDQELPYATTVEIEGFHDRPDGMAEVHAVIWVERDGQKAIVIGNGGAQLKAIGTSARRAMETLFERKVFLKLWVKVREGWADDENLLKRFGYE; this comes from the coding sequence ATGAATGATATCGATACCGAAACCACCGAGTCCCCCGTCAACGACGACTTCCGCTGTGGCTACGTCGCCCTGGTCGGTCGGCCCAACGTGGGCAAGTCCACGCTGCTGAACGCCATGATCGGCGTGCGCCTGAGCATCGTCAGCCATCGCCCGCAGACGACCCGCCACCGCATCCTCGGCATCGCGACCAAGCCGGAAGGGCAGATCCTCTACGTCGACACGCCGGGCCTGCATCGGGGTGCCAAGCGCGCCATGAACCGCAGCCTCAACCGTGCCGCGCGTGCCGCCGTCACCGAGGTCGACCTCGGCGTGCAGGTGATCGAAGCCGGTCGCTGGACCGACGAAGACGCCGCCATGTACCAGGCGCTCGCCGAGCAGGAAGGCATGCCCAAGCTGCTTGCGATCAACAAGGTCGACCTGCAGAAGGACAAGACGGCCATGTTGCCGTTCGTCGCCGACCTGATGCAGAAGCATCCGTTCGACGAGGTCTATTACGTCAGCGCGCTGAAGTCCAAGGGCCTGGAAGGGCTCGAGAAGGGCATCATGACGCGCCTGCCGCAGCAGCCGGCGGTCTACGGCGAAGACGAGATCACCGACCGCAGCGAACGCTTCCTCGCCGCGGAAATGGTCCGTGAGCAGCTGATGCTTCGCCTCGACCAGGAACTGCCGTACGCCACCACCGTGGAGATCGAAGGCTTCCACGATCGCCCGGACGGCATGGCCGAAGTGCATGCGGTGATCTGGGTCGAGCGCGACGGCCAGAAGGCCATCGTGATCGGCAACGGTGGTGCGCAGCTCAAGGCGATCGGCACCTCGGCGCGCCGCGCCATGGAAACCCTGTTCGAGCGGAAGGTCTTCCTGAAGCTGTGGGTGAAGGTGCGCGAAGGCTGGGCCGACGACGAGAACCTGCTCAAGCGTTTCGGTTACGAATAA
- the rnc gene encoding ribonuclease III — translation MEFPHRFRDPALATLALTHRSAGKPNNERMEFLGDALLGVMVAELLFEVHPYASEGELSRLRSQLVNGQALAVVARDLDLGDRLKLGPGELKSGGFRRDSILADAFEAMVAAVYLDDGYDACRQVVRRLFTPRVGELKRSSKDAKTRLQEWLQGRGLPLPTYELTDSYGEDHAKVFDVCCAIEQPEAIRTEGRGGSRRAAEQDAAEAVLRRLLETKP, via the coding sequence GTGGAATTCCCGCACCGTTTTCGTGATCCTGCGCTCGCGACCCTGGCACTGACCCACCGCAGCGCCGGGAAGCCGAACAACGAACGGATGGAATTCCTTGGCGACGCCCTGTTGGGCGTCATGGTCGCCGAGCTGCTGTTCGAGGTGCATCCGTATGCGAGCGAAGGCGAGCTTTCGCGCCTGCGCTCGCAGCTGGTCAACGGCCAGGCGCTCGCCGTCGTCGCGCGCGACCTCGACCTCGGCGATCGCCTCAAACTCGGCCCGGGTGAACTGAAAAGCGGCGGTTTTCGCCGCGATTCCATCCTGGCCGATGCTTTCGAAGCCATGGTGGCCGCCGTCTACCTCGACGACGGCTACGATGCCTGTCGCCAGGTCGTGCGCAGGCTCTTCACGCCACGCGTGGGAGAACTGAAACGCTCCAGCAAGGACGCCAAGACGCGCCTGCAGGAATGGTTGCAGGGCAGGGGCTTGCCGCTGCCCACCTATGAACTTACCGACAGCTACGGGGAGGACCATGCCAAGGTCTTCGACGTGTGCTGTGCCATCGAACAACCGGAAGCCATCCGCACCGAAGGGCGCGGAGGCAGCCGGCGCGCCGCCGAACAGGATGCCGCCGAGGCGGTGCTCCGCCGGCTGCTGGAAACCAAGCCATGA
- a CDS encoding DUF4845 domain-containing protein: MKSRQSGITLIGFAILLLVLGFFAYMAMKLVPSYIEYFGVVKAMNQMSTEGGNDDVEQVRRQLAFKMSFQYVDDSTIKPKDVTIVRTNNASEMRVAYDKRIPFLYNIDFLLHFEKSVPLRSVAAG, translated from the coding sequence ATGAAATCCAGGCAGTCGGGCATCACGCTCATCGGTTTCGCCATTCTTCTCCTCGTGCTGGGCTTCTTCGCCTACATGGCGATGAAGCTGGTGCCGTCGTACATCGAGTACTTTGGCGTGGTGAAAGCCATGAACCAGATGTCGACCGAGGGCGGCAATGACGATGTCGAGCAGGTTCGCCGCCAGCTCGCCTTCAAGATGAGCTTCCAGTACGTGGACGACTCCACGATCAAGCCGAAGGACGTAACAATCGTCCGCACGAACAACGCTAGCGAGATGCGCGTCGCCTACGACAAGCGCATCCCGTTTCTTTACAACATCGACTTCCTGCTTCATTTCGAGAAGTCGGTGCCGCTCCGCAGCGTCGCCGCTGGGTAA
- the lepB gene encoding signal peptidase I, with the protein MAAIDFSAFLLGLTVLFGVIWLVDRLFLAKGRRARAEAQGSEIPEPWPVDWARSLFPVILVVLILRSFVAEPFRIPSGSMMPTLDVGDFILVNKFSYGLRMPAFNNKLVENGEPRAGDVVVFRFPGYRCPDGNGHIVRSGDITCQNPDTPVPSENWIKRVIGVPGDRIETRGSELFINGERVPMDELGPYKGDDKQMEDHLLMSYGSKLYTEHLGSITHTIALTPAYNVPMDIPNAAVPSEVPKGCYIVMGDNRMNSTDSRWWGCMPEENLVGKAFFVWLAWRGFDNGVSGLFDFSRMGKVIH; encoded by the coding sequence ATGGCGGCAATCGATTTCTCGGCGTTCCTGCTTGGGCTGACGGTCCTTTTTGGCGTCATCTGGCTGGTTGACCGCCTTTTCCTGGCCAAGGGCCGCCGTGCCCGCGCCGAAGCCCAGGGCAGCGAGATCCCCGAGCCGTGGCCGGTCGACTGGGCCCGCTCGCTGTTCCCGGTCATCCTCGTGGTGCTAATCCTGCGCTCGTTCGTGGCCGAGCCGTTCCGGATCCCCTCCGGCTCGATGATGCCGACCCTGGACGTAGGCGACTTCATCCTGGTCAACAAGTTCTCCTACGGCCTGCGCATGCCGGCCTTCAACAACAAGCTGGTCGAAAACGGCGAGCCGCGTGCCGGCGACGTCGTGGTCTTCCGCTTCCCGGGCTACCGCTGCCCGGATGGCAATGGCCATATCGTCCGCAGCGGCGACATCACCTGCCAGAACCCGGACACCCCGGTGCCCAGCGAAAACTGGATCAAGCGCGTGATCGGCGTCCCCGGCGACCGGATCGAGACCCGCGGCAGCGAGCTGTTCATCAACGGCGAGCGCGTGCCGATGGACGAGCTGGGCCCGTACAAGGGCGACGACAAGCAGATGGAAGACCACCTGCTGATGAGCTACGGCTCGAAGCTGTACACCGAGCACCTGGGCAGCATCACCCATACCATCGCGCTGACCCCGGCCTATAACGTGCCTATGGACATCCCCAACGCGGCGGTACCCTCCGAAGTGCCCAAGGGCTGCTACATCGTGATGGGCGACAACCGCATGAACAGCACCGACAGCCGCTGGTGGGGTTGCATGCCGGAGGAAAACCTCGTAGGCAAGGCCTTCTTCGTCTGGCTGGCCTGGCGCGGCTTCGATAACGGCGTCAGCGGTCTGTTCGACTTCTCGCGCATGGGCAAGGTCATCCATTGA
- the lepA gene encoding translation elongation factor 4 produces the protein MELIRNFSIIAHIDHGKSTLADRIIQLCGGLSEREMEAQVLDNNPIERERGITIKAQSVSLPYTARDGKTYQLNFIDTPGHVDFSYEVSRSLSACEGALLVVDAAQGVEAQSVANCYTAIEQGLEVIPVLNKIDLPTADIDKAKAEIEAVIGLDASDAIPVSAKTGQNVVEVLEAIIHRIPAPKPGNTDKLQALIIDSWFDNYLGVVSLVRVMQGEIKPGDKILVMSTGRTHLVDDVGVFTPKRKKLEKLAAGEVGWINASIKDVHGAPVGDTLTHAGKPADAPLPGFQTMQPRVFAGLFPVSADDYPALREALDKLRLNDAAMFFEPESSEAMGFGFRCGFLGMLHMEIVQERLEREYDLDLITTAPTVVYEVAKTDGTVLDMDNPAKLPPPQQILEIREPIIVANILTPAEYVGNVIKLCEEKRGVQRSIQYLATQVQITYELPLAEVVLDFFDRLKSVSRGYASMDYHLDRFDAGPFVRVDILINGDRVDALSLIVHRSHADRRGRELVERMKDLIPRQQFDVAIQAAIGAAVIARSTVKALRKNVLAKCYGGDISRKKKLLEKQKEGKKRMKQVGSVEIPQEAFLAVLKVDK, from the coding sequence ATGGAACTTATTCGCAACTTCTCCATCATTGCCCACATCGACCACGGCAAGTCGACGCTGGCCGACCGCATCATCCAGCTGTGCGGCGGCCTGTCCGAGCGCGAAATGGAAGCGCAGGTCCTCGACAACAACCCGATCGAGCGCGAGCGCGGCATCACCATCAAGGCCCAGTCCGTCTCGCTGCCGTACACGGCACGCGACGGCAAGACCTACCAGCTCAACTTCATCGACACCCCCGGCCACGTCGACTTCAGCTACGAAGTCAGCCGCTCGCTGTCCGCCTGCGAGGGCGCGCTGCTGGTGGTGGACGCGGCACAGGGCGTCGAGGCGCAGTCGGTCGCCAACTGCTACACGGCGATCGAGCAGGGCCTGGAAGTCATCCCGGTGCTCAACAAGATCGACCTGCCGACCGCCGACATCGACAAGGCCAAGGCCGAAATCGAGGCCGTGATCGGCCTGGACGCCTCCGACGCGATCCCGGTCAGCGCCAAGACCGGCCAGAACGTCGTTGAAGTGCTCGAGGCGATCATCCACCGTATCCCCGCGCCCAAGCCCGGCAACACCGACAAGCTGCAGGCGCTGATCATCGACTCGTGGTTCGACAATTACCTGGGCGTGGTCTCGCTGGTGCGCGTGATGCAGGGCGAGATCAAGCCGGGCGACAAGATCCTGGTCATGTCCACCGGCCGTACCCACCTGGTCGACGACGTCGGCGTGTTCACCCCGAAGCGGAAGAAACTCGAGAAGCTCGCCGCCGGGGAAGTGGGCTGGATCAACGCCTCGATCAAGGACGTGCATGGCGCGCCGGTCGGCGACACCCTGACCCATGCCGGCAAGCCCGCCGACGCGCCCCTGCCGGGCTTCCAGACCATGCAGCCGCGCGTGTTCGCCGGCTTGTTCCCGGTCTCGGCGGACGATTACCCGGCCCTGCGCGAGGCCCTCGACAAGCTGCGCCTCAACGACGCGGCGATGTTCTTCGAGCCGGAAAGCTCCGAGGCCATGGGCTTCGGTTTCCGTTGCGGCTTTCTCGGCATGCTGCACATGGAAATCGTGCAGGAGCGCCTCGAGCGCGAATATGACCTCGACCTGATCACGACGGCACCGACGGTGGTGTACGAAGTGGCCAAGACCGACGGCACCGTGCTGGACATGGATAACCCGGCCAAGCTGCCCCCGCCGCAGCAGATCCTGGAAATCCGCGAGCCGATCATCGTCGCGAACATCCTCACGCCGGCCGAGTACGTCGGCAACGTGATCAAGCTGTGCGAAGAAAAGCGCGGCGTGCAGCGGTCCATCCAGTACCTGGCCACCCAGGTGCAGATCACCTACGAACTACCGCTGGCGGAAGTCGTCCTGGATTTCTTCGATCGCCTGAAGTCGGTGTCCCGTGGCTATGCGTCCATGGACTACCACCTCGATCGTTTCGATGCCGGCCCGTTCGTCCGCGTCGACATCCTGATCAACGGCGATCGCGTCGATGCGCTGAGCCTGATCGTGCACCGTTCGCATGCGGATCGTCGCGGCCGCGAACTGGTCGAGCGGATGAAGGACCTGATTCCGCGCCAGCAGTTCGACGTGGCGATCCAGGCGGCCATCGGCGCCGCGGTCATCGCCCGTTCAACGGTGAAGGCCCTGCGCAAGAACGTCCTGGCCAAGTGCTACGGCGGCGACATCTCGCGCAAGAAGAAGCTGCTTGAGAAGCAGAAAGAAGGCAAGAAGCGCATGAAGCAGGTTGGCTCCGTGGAAATCCCGCAGGAAGCCTTCCTGGCCGTGCTGAAGGTCGACAAATAA
- a CDS encoding Do family serine endopeptidase, with amino-acid sequence MASWQARALLGSGLVVASLGAQAQALPDFTGIVEKNAPAVVHVEAKSSGGPARKGAGRGADAPQDDQEDLLRRFFGMPGMPSQPREQTSLGSGFVISADGYILTNDHVVDDADEVKVRLQDRRSFTAKVVGKDPQYDIALLKVDASALPTVTIGDSRSVKRGQWALAIGSPFGLDATVTHGIISAVGRNLGSGDQPYTSFIQTDVPINRGNSGGPLFNLQGQVIGVNSQIYSTSGGYQGLSFSIPIDVAMNVVQQIKEKGYVSRGMLGVTVQPVDQFVKNLNLPDANGALVAQVTPGSGADKAGLKQGDVILGFNGAPITQSVDLPPLVGMTRPGSMAKVDILRDGKKQAVDVKVGELPRDKKGLADATGAAAPGGSASALGLAVEDLDAQTRSDLGLKAGEGVVVGKVTGQAALAAGLQPGDVILMVNQKRTGSTATFRDAVKGIKSGDTAMLLVRRDDTTRFVGVTVP; translated from the coding sequence ATGGCATCCTGGCAAGCACGCGCACTGCTTGGTAGCGGACTGGTCGTAGCAAGCCTCGGCGCGCAAGCGCAGGCGTTGCCCGACTTCACTGGCATCGTCGAGAAGAACGCACCTGCGGTCGTCCACGTCGAAGCGAAGTCTTCGGGTGGCCCGGCGCGAAAAGGGGCTGGACGCGGCGCCGACGCACCGCAGGACGACCAGGAAGACCTGCTGCGCCGCTTCTTCGGCATGCCGGGCATGCCTTCCCAGCCGCGCGAACAGACCTCGCTAGGCTCGGGGTTCGTCATCTCCGCCGACGGTTACATCCTGACCAACGACCACGTCGTGGACGATGCCGACGAGGTCAAGGTGCGCCTGCAGGACCGCCGCAGCTTCACCGCCAAGGTCGTCGGCAAGGATCCGCAGTACGACATCGCCTTGCTCAAGGTCGACGCCAGTGCGCTGCCGACGGTCACCATCGGCGATTCGCGCTCGGTGAAGCGCGGCCAGTGGGCGCTGGCCATCGGCTCGCCGTTCGGCCTGGACGCGACCGTGACCCACGGCATCATCAGTGCCGTCGGTCGTAACCTCGGCAGCGGCGACCAGCCGTATACCTCGTTCATCCAGACCGACGTGCCGATCAATCGCGGCAACTCCGGCGGCCCGCTCTTCAACCTGCAGGGCCAGGTGATCGGCGTGAACTCGCAGATTTATTCCACGTCGGGTGGCTACCAGGGCCTTTCGTTCTCCATCCCGATCGACGTGGCCATGAACGTGGTCCAGCAGATCAAGGAGAAGGGCTATGTGTCGCGCGGCATGCTCGGTGTCACCGTGCAGCCGGTCGACCAGTTTGTGAAAAACCTCAACCTGCCGGATGCCAATGGCGCCCTGGTGGCCCAGGTGACGCCGGGCAGCGGTGCGGACAAGGCCGGGCTGAAGCAGGGCGACGTGATCCTCGGCTTCAACGGCGCGCCGATCACCCAGTCGGTCGACCTGCCGCCGCTGGTCGGCATGACCCGGCCGGGCTCGATGGCGAAGGTCGACATCCTCCGCGATGGCAAGAAGCAGGCGGTGGACGTGAAAGTGGGTGAATTGCCCCGCGACAAGAAGGGCCTGGCCGACGCCACGGGCGCTGCGGCACCCGGCGGCTCCGCGTCGGCGCTGGGCCTCGCGGTCGAGGACCTGGACGCGCAGACCCGTTCGGACCTTGGCCTGAAGGCGGGTGAGGGCGTGGTCGTCGGCAAGGTGACGGGCCAGGCGGCCCTGGCGGCTGGCCTGCAGCCGGGCGACGTGATCCTGATGGTGAACCAGAAGCGCACCGGCAGCACCGCGACCTTCCGCGACGCGGTGAAAGGCATCAAGTCCGGCGACACCGCCATGCTCCTGGTCCGCCGCGACGACACCACCCGCTTCGTCGGGGTCACCGTGCCCTGA
- a CDS encoding sigma-E factor negative regulatory protein, whose amino-acid sequence MSEANREILSAGMDGELSREEIRFLLRRLDADPALAQAWSRYHVGADGVRGEVAPLASAGFASRVMAAIDAEASVTGTAAAPRRRWLHWSAGGAIAASVAMAALMVSQPAGNHGAAPDVAQHATAPSGDVVADVAAEPAAAPVAPQWLSGNVASQFTQKAAFDSSSDDAATAYLPRSTPYQIQRAGSQDSNHGYDLLLTRPDGSRYVRAQAAPAAQAR is encoded by the coding sequence ATGAGTGAAGCCAATCGGGAAATTCTCTCTGCCGGCATGGATGGAGAGCTGTCACGGGAGGAAATCCGTTTCCTGCTGCGTCGCCTCGATGCCGATCCGGCGTTGGCGCAGGCGTGGTCGCGCTATCACGTGGGAGCGGACGGCGTCCGTGGCGAAGTGGCTCCGCTGGCGTCCGCGGGCTTTGCCAGCCGGGTGATGGCCGCGATCGACGCGGAAGCCAGCGTGACGGGTACCGCCGCCGCGCCGCGCCGCCGCTGGCTGCACTGGTCGGCCGGTGGCGCCATCGCGGCCAGCGTGGCCATGGCCGCATTGATGGTGTCGCAGCCAGCGGGTAACCACGGAGCCGCGCCGGACGTAGCCCAGCACGCCACCGCACCCAGCGGCGACGTCGTGGCCGACGTGGCAGCGGAACCGGCCGCCGCGCCCGTCGCGCCGCAGTGGCTGAGCGGTAATGTCGCTTCGCAGTTCACCCAGAAGGCCGCGTTCGACAGTTCGTCCGACGATGCCGCCACGGCTTACCTGCCGCGCTCGACGCCTTACCAGATCCAGCGTGCTGGCTCGCAGGACAGCAACCATGGTTACGACCTGCTCCTGACCCGTCCCGACGGCTCGCGCTACGTGCGTGCCCAGGCAGCGCCGGCCGCCCAGGCCCGCTGA
- the rpoE gene encoding RNA polymerase sigma factor RpoE — translation MGENELDQALVERVQQGDRRAFDLLVRKYQHKVVALISRYVHDWTECEDIAQEAFVRAWRALGSFRGESAFYTWLYKIAVNTAKNHLVAMGRRPPTGDIDVEDAVYVPGATRMHESATPEREMMREQVEQTVFSTVQALPEELRAAITLREVDGKSYEEIAAIMDCPIGTVRSRIFRAREAIDQKLRPLLSDREDQNP, via the coding sequence ATGGGCGAAAACGAACTGGATCAAGCACTTGTCGAACGCGTTCAGCAGGGAGACCGGCGCGCCTTCGACTTGCTTGTCCGCAAATACCAGCACAAGGTCGTTGCGCTGATCTCGCGCTACGTCCATGACTGGACGGAATGCGAAGACATCGCCCAGGAGGCGTTCGTGCGCGCCTGGCGGGCCCTCGGCTCGTTCCGCGGCGAAAGTGCTTTCTATACATGGCTTTACAAGATCGCCGTCAACACCGCCAAGAACCACCTGGTGGCCATGGGCCGGCGCCCGCCGACCGGCGATATCGACGTCGAGGACGCCGTTTACGTGCCCGGGGCGACCCGGATGCATGAAAGCGCCACGCCCGAACGTGAAATGATGCGGGAACAGGTGGAACAAACGGTGTTTTCTACTGTCCAAGCCTTGCCTGAAGAACTTCGGGCCGCGATTACCCTGCGCGAGGTGGACGGCAAGAGCTACGAAGAGATCGCCGCCATCATGGACTGCCCCATTGGGACCGTCCGATCGCGTATTTTCAGGGCCCGCGAGGCCATTGATCAAAAATTGCGGCCGTTGTTGTCCGACCGCGAGGACCAGAACCCATGA
- a CDS encoding bifunctional diguanylate cyclase/phosphodiesterase, whose protein sequence is MMSVPESTGVLIFTPRREMRRAVFDALDADGDFVLLSARDALQLDALLADAPPLQVAVVGGEGTEDVRTGLEILRSFSAYRGLPIVYLVPDGPLAVAPDDGAGWLRESAIAAELAQRVRSVVAVETSPQQVDATPDYRFAFDAGAAWVVAHAADGCIVDAGAGMLRLCAEDTPIHGRLLRDVFHMLDGAAWPVPDGNGLACVMHRADGVEIPGEVDVRHLVDASGHRLAVAFRDMRAADTAARALSLLSVLDACPSDDEGLGETAAMLADALDLDVVGIWSALPESDATPVVVARIWNGPGHVDWADPSNLPLLKLCLGGEALVRLGDGHGEALADPLVEALGLTAFVFLPLLDERRNPIGAMLAGRRRAAGDGRVFELALRAASTRFSAALELRRARDQGRERGLVDSLTGLPNRLLFHDRLETTIREAGRTGELFAVLLVDLDRFKGINETLGHAVGDQVLSAAARRLRASVRGSDTVARYAGDEFTLVLRHIIKREDVLRIAEKIVQAMEVPVALDDGTDLQVTVSVGIAFFPDDAVDGELLLRHADEAMYGAKSLGRNNYQVYAANVDTAQQQQGELKARLRHAERNGELRVFYQPQVDAISEDIVGMEALVRWEHPELGMISPAFFIPLAEASGLIVPIGEWVLRTACAQAAIWQERFGMGLRLGVNLSAVQLMQPDFAGTVAAALRDTGLEASLLELEVTESISVKTVPHLVETLDALHAMGCRIAIDDFGTGAASLDYLRRLPADRIKIDQSFVRNIGVDPDDEAIVRATIDMAHRLKRGVVAEGVEVEQHLQFLRANGCDELQGYLFCRPLPTVTFDKLLAERERLVTEGQAPALA, encoded by the coding sequence ATGATGTCCGTTCCCGAATCCACCGGCGTCCTGATTTTCACCCCACGGCGAGAGATGCGCCGCGCGGTGTTCGATGCCCTCGACGCCGACGGCGACTTCGTCCTGCTGAGCGCCCGCGATGCACTGCAGCTCGACGCCTTGCTCGCCGATGCGCCCCCTCTCCAGGTGGCCGTGGTCGGCGGCGAAGGCACCGAGGACGTGCGCACGGGCCTTGAGATCCTGCGTAGTTTCAGCGCCTATCGCGGTCTTCCGATCGTGTACCTGGTGCCTGACGGCCCGCTGGCCGTCGCGCCCGACGACGGCGCAGGCTGGCTGCGCGAGAGCGCGATCGCCGCGGAACTGGCGCAGCGCGTGCGCAGCGTGGTGGCCGTCGAGACGTCGCCGCAGCAGGTCGATGCGACGCCCGACTATCGATTCGCCTTCGACGCCGGCGCCGCATGGGTCGTCGCCCACGCGGCCGACGGCTGCATCGTCGACGCCGGCGCGGGCATGCTGCGCCTGTGCGCCGAGGACACGCCGATCCACGGCCGCCTGCTCCGCGATGTCTTCCACATGCTCGATGGCGCCGCCTGGCCTGTTCCCGACGGCAACGGGCTGGCCTGCGTGATGCATCGCGCCGACGGGGTCGAGATTCCCGGCGAGGTGGATGTACGTCACCTCGTGGATGCCTCCGGCCACCGCCTCGCGGTGGCGTTTCGCGACATGCGTGCCGCCGATACCGCGGCGCGGGCGCTTTCGCTGTTGTCGGTGCTCGATGCCTGCCCAAGCGACGACGAGGGCCTGGGCGAAACGGCGGCGATGCTGGCCGATGCGCTCGACCTCGACGTGGTCGGCATCTGGTCGGCGTTGCCTGAAAGCGATGCGACCCCCGTGGTGGTCGCGCGCATCTGGAACGGCCCCGGCCACGTCGACTGGGCCGATCCGTCCAACCTTCCGCTGTTGAAGTTATGCCTGGGTGGCGAAGCCCTCGTGCGGCTCGGCGACGGCCACGGTGAAGCCCTCGCCGATCCGCTGGTGGAAGCGCTCGGCCTGACGGCCTTCGTGTTCCTGCCCTTGCTGGACGAGCGGCGCAACCCGATCGGCGCCATGCTGGCCGGCCGCCGTCGCGCGGCAGGTGACGGCCGTGTCTTCGAACTGGCGCTGCGTGCCGCCTCCACGCGCTTCAGCGCAGCGCTCGAACTGCGCCGCGCTCGCGACCAGGGCCGCGAGCGTGGGCTGGTCGATTCGCTGACCGGGTTGCCGAATCGCCTGCTGTTCCACGACCGGCTGGAGACGACGATCCGCGAGGCGGGGCGCACCGGCGAACTGTTCGCCGTGCTGCTGGTCGACCTCGACCGCTTCAAGGGCATCAACGAAACGCTGGGGCACGCCGTGGGCGACCAGGTGCTCTCGGCGGCGGCACGGCGGCTGCGCGCCAGCGTGCGCGGCTCCGACACCGTTGCCCGCTACGCTGGCGATGAATTCACCCTCGTCCTGCGCCACATCATCAAGCGCGAAGACGTACTGCGCATCGCCGAAAAGATCGTCCAGGCGATGGAGGTCCCCGTAGCCCTCGACGACGGCACCGACCTGCAGGTCACGGTGTCGGTCGGCATCGCCTTCTTCCCCGACGATGCGGTGGATGGCGAGCTGTTGCTGCGCCACGCCGACGAAGCGATGTACGGCGCCAAGAGCCTCGGCCGCAACAATTACCAGGTGTACGCCGCCAACGTCGACACCGCCCAGCAACAGCAGGGCGAGCTGAAGGCGCGCCTGCGCCACGCGGAACGCAATGGCGAGCTGCGCGTGTTCTACCAGCCCCAGGTCGACGCAATCAGCGAAGACATCGTCGGGATGGAGGCGCTGGTGCGCTGGGAGCATCCCGAACTGGGCATGATCAGCCCGGCGTTCTTCATCCCGCTGGCGGAGGCGAGCGGGCTGATCGTGCCGATTGGCGAGTGGGTGCTGCGGACCGCGTGCGCGCAGGCGGCGATCTGGCAGGAACGCTTCGGCATGGGCCTGCGGCTGGGCGTGAACCTTTCGGCCGTGCAGCTGATGCAGCCTGATTTTGCCGGCACGGTGGCGGCGGCGTTGCGTGACACCGGGCTGGAGGCGTCGTTGCTGGAGCTTGAAGTCACCGAGAGCATCAGCGTAAAGACGGTGCCGCACCTGGTCGAGACCCTGGACGCGTTGCACGCCATGGGCTGCCGAATTGCCATCGACGACTTTGGCACCGGCGCAGCCTCGCTCGATTACCTGCGGCGGCTGCCGGCGGACAGGATCAAGATCGACCAGAGCTTCGTCCGCAACATTGGCGTGGACCCCGACGACGAAGCGATCGTCCGCGCCACCATCGACATGGCCCACCGGCTCAAGCGTGGCGTGGTGGCCGAGGGCGTGGAAGTGGAGCAGCACCTGCAGTTCCTCCGCGCAAATGGCTGCGACGAGTTGCAGGGCTATCTGTTCTGCCGTCCGCTGCCCACGGTGACCTTCGACAAGCTGCTGGCCGAGCGCGAGCGGCTGGTCACGGAAGGCCAGGCCCCCGCGCTGGCCTAG